The Pirellulales bacterium genome has a segment encoding these proteins:
- a CDS encoding TIGR03000 domain-containing protein — translation MFLGNVKKFVLCSLVAGFAWSMTAPQADAFWHRRGGSSGGSWGSYGSSGGYYSSGGSWGSSGGSYGGYYGSCGSSGGYYSSGGSWGSSGGSSGGSSGGSSGGSSGGYTTVRDIPTQPAAPAPAPGMQGAPNEPPVLDGNPAPGAGVPQTNNDASGRAAILAVRVPTNAKVYVNGLLTRSTGSERRFVSNGLRPGFNYTYELRAMTERNGQMVEDRKVVQLQAGQTAEVNFPLDGQEQSDERTATKPVKTSLKLNVPADAKVFLSGSESKSTGTSREFVTTKLGAGQSWDNYTIRVELEHNGQKISKSETISLAAGESRELTIDVDAAQVAQAGTNNVQ, via the coding sequence ATGTTCCTTGGCAACGTTAAGAAATTCGTGCTGTGCAGCTTAGTGGCCGGCTTTGCGTGGTCGATGACTGCACCGCAAGCTGACGCGTTTTGGCATCGTCGCGGTGGCTCGTCCGGCGGTTCGTGGGGTTCGTACGGTTCCTCGGGCGGATACTACTCGAGCGGTGGCTCGTGGGGTTCGTCCGGCGGGAGCTACGGCGGATACTACGGCAGCTGCGGTTCGAGCGGTGGCTACTATTCGAGTGGCGGAAGCTGGGGTTCCAGCGGTGGCAGCTCGGGCGGCAGTTCAGGTGGAAGCTCGGGCGGAAGCTCGGGCGGATACACGACGGTTCGCGACATTCCGACTCAGCCCGCTGCTCCGGCTCCTGCTCCTGGAATGCAGGGTGCGCCGAACGAACCTCCGGTCCTGGATGGCAACCCCGCGCCGGGTGCCGGTGTTCCCCAGACCAACAATGACGCTTCGGGTCGCGCCGCGATCCTGGCGGTTCGTGTCCCGACCAACGCCAAGGTGTATGTCAACGGCCTGTTGACCCGCAGCACCGGCAGCGAGCGTCGCTTCGTCAGCAATGGATTGCGTCCGGGCTTCAACTACACGTACGAGCTGCGTGCCATGACCGAGCGTAACGGCCAAATGGTCGAAGATCGCAAGGTCGTTCAGTTGCAAGCTGGTCAGACCGCCGAGGTGAACTTTCCTCTCGACGGCCAAGAGCAGAGCGACGAGCGGACTGCCACCAAGCCCGTCAAGACGAGCCTGAAGCTGAACGTTCCGGCTGACGCCAAGGTCTTCCTCTCGGGTTCCGAGTCGAAGTCGACCGGCACCAGCCGTGAGTTCGTGACCACGAAGTTGGGCGCCGGCCAGAGCTGGGACAACTACACGATCCGCGTCGAGCTGGAGCACAACGGCCAGAAGATCTCGAAGAGCGAGACCATCTCGCTGGCTGCTGGTGAGTCGCGTGAGTTGACGATCGACGTCGACGCTGCTCAAGTTGCTCAAGCTGGCACGAACAACGTCCAGTAG
- a CDS encoding FtsW/RodA/SpoVE family cell cycle protein — protein sequence MLPPSWPHRMPWGLLAAAAGLLALGWCGIARSEELGDGTGRYLWQQVVWSLVAVAAGWLMLLPSYRVISRYTYAVFAVAIALLVAVYFFPTVHGTHRWLRVGRVGLQPSEFAKVAFVLALARYLMYRDNYRRLRGLLVPLALALVPLVLILREPDLGTSLVFLPVLFAMLYAAGARQRDLVALALCGVAALPVLWTQMSGEQRSRVTALFEQTGPGEKPTDDGYHLFQAKQMLALGGKWGSLLAGEPVDDRAVYHLPEDHTDFVFVVIIERLGWLGALAVLSLEGIVVIRSLMIAEVTREPFGRLAALGLATLVGVQTIINTAMTVGLLPITGLSLPLVSYGGSGLLAHGILLGLLVNIALRPGFEVATAPFRFVERPAAA from the coding sequence ATGTTGCCGCCGTCTTGGCCGCATCGAATGCCCTGGGGACTATTGGCGGCAGCTGCGGGATTGTTGGCACTCGGATGGTGCGGCATTGCCCGCAGCGAGGAGTTGGGTGACGGTACGGGCCGTTACCTGTGGCAGCAGGTGGTGTGGTCGCTGGTGGCGGTGGCGGCTGGCTGGCTGATGTTGCTCCCCAGTTACCGGGTGATCAGCCGCTACACCTACGCCGTTTTTGCGGTCGCCATCGCGCTGTTGGTCGCGGTGTACTTTTTCCCCACCGTGCATGGTACGCATCGCTGGCTGCGCGTCGGCCGCGTAGGCCTGCAACCGTCGGAATTCGCCAAGGTCGCCTTTGTTTTGGCGCTTGCGCGGTATCTGATGTATCGCGACAATTATCGTCGCCTACGAGGACTGCTCGTTCCGCTGGCGCTCGCGCTGGTGCCGTTGGTGCTCATTTTGCGGGAGCCGGATTTGGGGACGTCGCTGGTTTTTCTGCCGGTACTGTTTGCCATGTTGTACGCTGCCGGAGCGCGGCAGCGCGACCTTGTGGCGCTCGCCCTGTGCGGAGTCGCGGCGTTGCCGGTGCTGTGGACACAAATGAGTGGCGAACAGCGCTCGCGCGTAACTGCCCTATTCGAGCAGACGGGTCCTGGTGAAAAGCCCACGGACGACGGATACCACCTGTTTCAAGCGAAACAGATGCTGGCGCTGGGAGGGAAATGGGGGAGTTTGCTGGCTGGCGAGCCGGTCGACGATCGGGCAGTCTATCACCTGCCCGAGGATCATACGGACTTCGTCTTCGTCGTGATCATCGAGCGGCTTGGCTGGCTGGGTGCCTTGGCGGTTTTGTCGCTGGAGGGAATCGTCGTTATCCGATCGTTGATGATCGCCGAAGTCACGCGCGAGCCGTTTGGCCGGCTGGCGGCGCTCGGTCTGGCAACCTTGGTCGGCGTACAAACGATTATCAACACGGCCATGACCGTCGGCCTGTTACCGATCACTGGGCTGTCACTGCCGCTAGTGAGCTACGGCGGCTCCGGACTGTTGGCGCACGGCATTCTGCTGGGGCTGCTAGTGAATATCGCCCTGCGCCCGGGCTTTGAAGTGGCGACCGCGCCATTCCGATTCGTCGAACGGCCTGCGGCGGCGTAA
- a CDS encoding protein-L-isoaspartate(D-aspartate) O-methyltransferase, translating to MARSLSLPVRRALLVVVILGAWKTPVALGQANGGRIDVEQDRNRMVDIDIVGAGVKNPAVIASMRKTPRHEFVPAGERDNAYYDMALPIGAGQTISPPYIVAYMTEQLEPEPTDKVLEIGTGSGFQAAVLSPLVDKVYSIEIVEALGKRAASTLRRLKYTNVTTKVDDGYKGWAEYAPFDKIIVTCSPEDIPQPLIDQLKEGGRMIIPRGQRYQQVLYLFRKEDGKMVSEALCPTLFVPMTGTAEDNRQVKPDPLHPAIVNGDFEEALGQTEEPRGWHYLRQGELTGGAPQGKHALTFINAAPGRGSQALQAFPVDGRKVDQLDISAWVRAKDAKSGQNAEQLPMVAITFYDQRRAMVGQRGLGPWQGTFNWKHEHTRVRVPTAAREAIVRVGLLGGVGEVSFDDVQVRAVSAKDGDK from the coding sequence ATGGCACGCTCTCTATCGCTTCCTGTCCGACGAGCGTTGCTCGTGGTGGTGATACTCGGCGCATGGAAAACCCCCGTCGCGCTGGGCCAGGCCAATGGCGGACGGATCGATGTAGAGCAGGATCGCAATCGCATGGTCGACATCGATATCGTCGGCGCCGGGGTAAAGAACCCGGCAGTGATCGCCTCAATGCGCAAGACACCGCGGCACGAATTCGTACCGGCCGGCGAGCGCGACAACGCGTATTACGATATGGCATTGCCCATCGGCGCCGGGCAGACCATTTCACCGCCGTACATCGTCGCTTACATGACCGAGCAACTCGAACCGGAGCCCACGGACAAAGTGCTCGAAATCGGCACGGGCAGCGGATTCCAGGCCGCCGTGTTGTCGCCGCTGGTAGACAAAGTCTATTCGATCGAGATCGTCGAAGCGCTAGGCAAGCGAGCCGCCAGCACGCTGCGCCGCCTCAAATACACGAATGTCACCACCAAGGTCGACGACGGCTACAAAGGTTGGGCCGAGTATGCGCCGTTCGACAAGATCATCGTTACCTGCTCGCCCGAAGACATTCCGCAGCCGCTGATCGATCAGCTGAAAGAAGGGGGCCGGATGATCATCCCGCGCGGCCAGCGTTATCAGCAGGTGCTGTATTTGTTCCGCAAAGAGGACGGCAAGATGGTCTCCGAGGCGCTTTGCCCCACGCTCTTCGTCCCCATGACTGGCACGGCCGAGGACAATCGGCAAGTCAAGCCAGACCCTCTGCATCCGGCCATCGTCAATGGGGATTTTGAAGAGGCGTTGGGGCAAACCGAAGAACCTCGCGGTTGGCACTACTTGCGCCAAGGAGAATTGACCGGCGGCGCGCCACAAGGAAAACACGCGCTGACCTTCATCAATGCGGCTCCAGGACGCGGCAGCCAGGCCTTGCAAGCCTTTCCGGTCGACGGTCGCAAAGTCGACCAGTTGGATATTTCGGCTTGGGTCCGTGCCAAGGACGCGAAGTCCGGTCAGAACGCTGAGCAGCTCCCCATGGTCGCGATTACGTTTTACGACCAACGCCGCGCCATGGTCGGCCAGCGCGGGCTAGGTCCTTGGCAAGGCACGTTCAACTGGAAACATGAGCACACACGCGTTCGCGTTCCCACCGCGGCACGTGAAGCCATTGTACGCGTGGGGTTACTAGGCGGCGTCGGCGAAGTTTCCTTCGACGACGTGCAAGTCCGCGCCGTGTCGGCAAAAGATGGCGACAAGTAA
- a CDS encoding TIGR03960 family B12-binding radical SAM protein: MLNERLKSYVVSRLLPHVERPAQYLGGELNAVRKDHGLVRGKLCLAFPDTYTIGMSHHGLQVLYTQMNARPDWSCERSFTPWNDMEEQLRSKGVPLYSLETFTPLSDFDVLGFTLQYELSYTNVLTMLDLGGIPLHGDQRTLRDPLVIAGGPCAQNPEPLAPFIDVFVVGDGEPSLPRLCDAWLALRAAAIASDGIQDGHAGREQRAEALALLAAELPFAYVPRFYEQEYDADGRLLATRPTRAGVPDTIEPSVIDDLDAMPLPMAPIVPNIECVHDRIAIEIMRGCPWQCRFCQSTVIKRPLRVRRVETIVAAALAAYRSTGFNEISLLSLSTSDYPWFEELLARMHETFQPLGVKLALPSLRVNETLRGVAALLSNDRRGLTLAPEVARDDMREQIRKKIKNEDLYEGCRQAFRHGWRHVKLYFMCGLPGERPVDLDGIIDMAETISRIGKEELGHYARVTASLSNFVPKPHTPYQWNGMQTRDYLRWAQDYLRKRRRIRAVEVKCHPIEISLIEGVLSRGDRRVAAALELAWQRGARLDSWGERFDSARWWQALADCGIDTDAVLHRTEPLDARLPWDHINVRKGRTFLEKEQTRAVLQLAEMATAT; this comes from the coding sequence ATGCTCAACGAGCGGCTCAAATCGTACGTCGTCAGTCGACTGCTCCCGCACGTCGAGCGCCCTGCGCAATATCTGGGGGGCGAGCTGAATGCCGTGCGCAAAGATCACGGCTTGGTGCGCGGCAAACTTTGCCTGGCCTTCCCCGATACCTATACGATCGGGATGAGCCACCACGGCCTGCAAGTTCTCTATACGCAGATGAACGCGCGGCCCGATTGGTCGTGCGAACGATCGTTCACGCCGTGGAACGATATGGAGGAACAGCTGCGCAGCAAAGGGGTGCCGCTGTATAGCCTGGAGACGTTTACGCCGCTGTCGGACTTCGACGTCCTGGGATTCACCCTGCAATACGAGCTGTCGTACACGAACGTCCTGACAATGCTCGATCTGGGAGGCATCCCGCTGCACGGCGACCAGCGGACCCTGCGCGATCCCTTGGTGATTGCCGGCGGTCCCTGTGCGCAGAACCCCGAGCCCTTGGCGCCGTTTATCGACGTTTTTGTCGTAGGAGATGGCGAACCGAGCTTGCCGCGCTTATGCGACGCCTGGCTCGCACTGCGTGCTGCGGCCATCGCGAGTGACGGGATACAAGATGGTCACGCCGGACGCGAACAACGAGCGGAAGCCCTGGCGCTATTGGCGGCTGAATTGCCGTTTGCCTATGTGCCACGGTTTTATGAGCAGGAATATGACGCGGATGGGCGGCTGCTGGCGACGCGTCCGACCAGGGCCGGCGTGCCGGATACGATCGAGCCCTCGGTGATTGACGATTTGGACGCCATGCCGTTGCCGATGGCGCCGATCGTGCCGAACATCGAGTGCGTACACGATCGGATCGCGATCGAGATTATGCGCGGCTGCCCTTGGCAATGCCGGTTTTGCCAAAGCACGGTCATCAAGCGGCCGCTGCGCGTGCGGCGCGTCGAAACGATCGTCGCGGCGGCGCTGGCCGCTTATCGCAGCACAGGTTTCAACGAGATCTCTCTGCTGTCACTGTCGACCAGCGATTATCCCTGGTTTGAAGAGCTGCTTGCACGGATGCACGAGACGTTCCAGCCGCTGGGGGTGAAGCTGGCGCTACCGAGCCTGCGCGTGAACGAAACCTTGCGCGGGGTGGCCGCGCTCTTGTCGAACGATCGCCGCGGACTGACCTTGGCGCCCGAAGTAGCCCGCGACGACATGCGCGAGCAGATTCGCAAGAAGATCAAGAACGAAGATTTGTACGAAGGCTGCCGCCAGGCATTCCGCCACGGCTGGCGACACGTGAAGCTGTACTTCATGTGTGGACTCCCCGGCGAGCGCCCCGTGGATCTGGACGGCATCATCGACATGGCCGAGACGATCTCGCGCATTGGCAAGGAAGAGCTGGGGCATTACGCGCGGGTGACGGCCAGCTTGTCGAATTTCGTGCCCAAGCCGCATACGCCCTATCAGTGGAATGGCATGCAAACGCGCGACTACCTGCGCTGGGCGCAAGATTATCTGCGCAAGCGGCGCCGCATCCGCGCGGTGGAAGTGAAGTGCCATCCGATCGAAATCTCGCTTATTGAAGGCGTTCTCAGCCGGGGCGACCGACGCGTGGCCGCGGCCCTCGAGTTGGCCTGGCAGCGCGGCGCGCGGCTGGACAGTTGGGGCGAGCGGTTCGACTCGGCCCGCTGGTGGCAGGCACTGGCCGACTGCGGCATCGACACCGACGCTGTGTTGCATCGCACCGAACCGTTGGATGCGCGATTGCCCTGGGACCACATCAACGTACGCAAGGGGCGCACGTTTCTGGAAAAAGAGCAAACGCGCGCCGTGCTGCAACTGGCCGAGATGGCGACGGCGACTTAG
- a CDS encoding Cof-type HAD-IIB family hydrolase, whose translation MSRYRLLAIDIDGTLVNSQDELTLATSEALRRAIEAGIRVVLATGRRYSRALPLVAPLALDVPLITASGALIKDPLDHRTLFCAEFTPGVLAGALRMVDAAGYEPVLYADTYAEGFDYYCRRVEIERPELSEFFRLNPHFHRLLPTLVDDPPPGVFSCFAMGNRAEMLALGSDLERRYPDDLYVHVLRSPRYVGYMCEIAPLGVTKWSGIEHLAHDWGIDDAEICAVGDDVNDIPMIRAAGLGVAMGNAQPEVKAAADRIAPGHDEDGLVEVVAWLLD comes from the coding sequence ATGTCACGTTACCGGCTGCTAGCGATCGATATCGACGGAACGCTGGTCAACAGCCAGGACGAGTTGACCCTGGCGACGAGTGAAGCGCTGCGCCGCGCGATCGAGGCCGGCATTCGCGTGGTGCTGGCCACGGGACGTCGCTATAGCCGCGCGCTGCCGCTGGTTGCGCCGCTGGCGTTGGATGTACCGCTGATTACCGCCAGCGGCGCGCTCATCAAGGATCCGCTCGACCATCGCACGCTGTTTTGCGCCGAGTTCACGCCGGGCGTGCTGGCCGGCGCCTTGCGCATGGTCGATGCGGCCGGCTATGAACCGGTGCTGTATGCAGACACCTACGCCGAAGGCTTCGACTACTATTGCCGTCGCGTCGAGATCGAGCGGCCGGAGCTGTCGGAATTCTTCCGCTTGAATCCCCACTTCCATCGATTGTTGCCGACGCTGGTCGATGATCCACCGCCGGGTGTGTTCTCTTGCTTTGCAATGGGAAACCGCGCCGAGATGCTCGCGCTCGGTAGCGACCTGGAGCGACGTTATCCCGACGACCTATACGTCCACGTGCTGCGCAGTCCTCGTTATGTGGGCTACATGTGCGAGATCGCGCCCTTGGGCGTAACCAAGTGGAGTGGCATTGAACATCTGGCACATGACTGGGGAATAGACGATGCCGAGATTTGCGCAGTGGGGGACGACGTGAACGATATTCCTATGATTCGCGCCGCCGGCTTGGGCGTGGCGATGGGCAACGCCCAGCCCGAGGTCAAAGCCGCGGCCGATCGCATCGCCCCCGGGCACGACGAAGACGGGCTGGTCGAGGTCGTCGCGTGGCTACTAGACTGA
- a CDS encoding bifunctional riboflavin kinase/FAD synthetase, whose protein sequence is MKLFRDLSALTPELRSGAVAIGNFDGVHRGHARLVERLLAKARAVGGPAVVFTFDPHPVRLLRPAEAPPPLTWTDRKAELLAALGVDATIAYPTDEALLQLDAGQFFETIVRRTLDARAMVEGPNFFFGRGRSGTIEVLRQLTGDAGIQLEIVEPVIIDGDVVSSSRVRRLLSEGRIDEAGRLLTRPYRVRGMVTHGAGRGAKLGFPTANLAAVDTLLPGVGVYAGLAWTNGQRYPAAINVGPNPTFGEHALKVEVHLLDFTGPLYGQPLEVDFLSRLRDIQPFANVDALREQLDRDIATARSIAEKHRD, encoded by the coding sequence GTGAAACTATTCCGCGACTTGTCTGCGTTGACTCCCGAGCTGCGATCCGGTGCCGTGGCGATTGGCAATTTCGATGGAGTACATCGGGGACATGCGCGCCTTGTCGAGCGGTTGCTGGCAAAAGCGCGCGCGGTGGGGGGGCCGGCGGTGGTGTTCACGTTCGATCCCCACCCGGTGCGGCTGCTGCGGCCCGCCGAGGCGCCGCCGCCGTTGACTTGGACCGATCGCAAAGCCGAGTTACTCGCGGCGCTGGGCGTCGACGCGACGATCGCCTATCCGACAGACGAAGCGTTGTTACAGCTCGACGCCGGCCAGTTCTTCGAGACGATCGTGCGCCGCACTCTTGATGCCCGGGCGATGGTCGAAGGGCCGAACTTTTTTTTCGGCCGCGGGCGCAGCGGCACGATCGAGGTCTTGCGGCAGTTAACCGGCGACGCCGGCATCCAATTAGAGATCGTCGAGCCGGTGATTATCGACGGCGACGTGGTTTCCAGCTCGCGCGTGAGACGCCTGCTGAGCGAGGGACGCATCGACGAGGCCGGTCGCCTGCTGACGCGTCCCTATCGAGTGCGGGGCATGGTGACGCACGGCGCCGGCCGGGGCGCAAAGCTTGGTTTTCCCACCGCCAATCTGGCCGCCGTCGACACGCTGCTGCCGGGCGTGGGCGTGTACGCCGGCCTGGCTTGGACCAACGGTCAGCGTTATCCGGCGGCAATAAATGTCGGCCCCAATCCGACCTTTGGCGAGCATGCTTTGAAGGTCGAAGTTCACCTGCTTGACTTTACGGGCCCCCTATATGGGCAGCCTCTGGAGGTTGACTTCCTTAGCCGCCTAAGAGACATTCAGCCGTTTGCCAACGTCGACGCCTTGCGCGAGCAACTCGATCGCGATATTGCCACAGCCCGAAGTATCGCCGAAAAGCATCGTGACTAA
- a CDS encoding DHHA1 domain-containing protein, which translates to MAIDWRRFVELVKAHRKFVLTSHVRPDCDALGSELGMAQVLEALGKEVRIVNAQATPANLAFIDPTNRIAVLGQDVTAADLASYDCLMVLDTSAWAQLGGMGDVIRGIQAKKIVLDHHVSSDELGAEVFRNVAAEATGRLVVEAAGALDVKLTPEMAMPLFAALATDTGWYRFASTTGETYRFGGQLVDAGARPAAIYNAIYEQDTLARVQLRGRILARTQTELDGRLVFTSVTREDFDATGAAAADTEDVVNMTLVISGTDVAVISVEQPDGNVKVSFRSRAGLDCSRLAESFGGGGHKAAAGATVPGPLAVAEPRVLDAVRAAMR; encoded by the coding sequence ATGGCGATTGACTGGCGACGCTTTGTAGAATTGGTGAAGGCCCACCGCAAATTTGTGCTGACGAGCCACGTCCGCCCGGATTGCGACGCCTTGGGAAGCGAGTTGGGAATGGCACAAGTGCTGGAAGCACTTGGCAAAGAAGTTCGCATCGTCAACGCGCAAGCGACGCCGGCCAATTTGGCGTTTATCGATCCCACGAACCGCATCGCGGTATTGGGGCAAGACGTCACGGCCGCAGACTTGGCGTCCTACGATTGTCTGATGGTGCTCGATACTAGCGCCTGGGCCCAGTTAGGCGGTATGGGAGATGTCATTCGCGGCATCCAAGCCAAGAAGATTGTGCTCGACCATCATGTTAGTTCGGACGAGCTGGGGGCCGAGGTGTTTCGCAACGTCGCGGCCGAGGCTACCGGTCGTCTGGTCGTGGAAGCCGCCGGCGCACTAGATGTAAAGTTGACGCCCGAGATGGCGATGCCGCTATTTGCGGCGCTGGCCACCGATACAGGATGGTATCGGTTTGCGTCGACGACGGGCGAGACGTACCGTTTCGGCGGACAACTCGTCGATGCCGGTGCGCGACCGGCGGCGATTTATAATGCGATCTACGAGCAGGACACCTTGGCGCGGGTGCAATTGCGCGGCCGTATCCTGGCGCGGACTCAGACCGAGTTAGACGGACGCCTGGTCTTCACTTCTGTGACACGCGAAGACTTTGACGCGACCGGCGCGGCGGCCGCCGATACCGAAGACGTTGTGAATATGACGCTCGTGATCAGCGGCACCGACGTAGCGGTGATTTCCGTCGAACAACCCGACGGCAACGTCAAAGTCAGCTTTCGCAGCCGCGCCGGGCTCGATTGCAGCCGTTTGGCCGAAAGTTTCGGCGGTGGTGGCCACAAAGCCGCGGCGGGAGCCACCGTGCCCGGCCCATTGGCCGTGGCCGAGCCGCGCGTGCTTGACGCCGTGCGCGCGGCGATGCGATAA
- a CDS encoding Rieske 2Fe-2S domain-containing protein, whose translation MPASPSVQPPASPKPALGEPRRGFFAKAAAVVLGGLVVVCPFLAGLAAFLDPLNRKVARGAYMRVTPFDALADDGTPRRFPVIAARRDAWNKYPPEPVGAVFMRRVKTAERVEVFNVICPHLGCSVSFNGPRDIFQCPCHTSAFELDGAVISGPSPRGLDTLEFEIRDANGVEEVWVRFENFYTGRADKEPKE comes from the coding sequence ATGCCTGCATCGCCATCGGTTCAACCCCCTGCATCGCCGAAGCCCGCCCTCGGCGAGCCTCGACGCGGATTCTTCGCTAAAGCCGCCGCCGTGGTGCTGGGGGGCCTCGTGGTCGTATGCCCATTTCTGGCTGGCCTGGCGGCCTTTCTCGATCCGCTAAATCGCAAAGTCGCCCGCGGTGCGTATATGCGTGTGACACCGTTCGACGCCCTGGCCGATGACGGTACTCCGCGACGGTTTCCGGTGATCGCCGCCCGGCGCGACGCCTGGAACAAGTATCCGCCCGAGCCGGTCGGCGCTGTATTCATGCGGCGCGTGAAGACCGCGGAGCGGGTGGAAGTTTTCAACGTGATTTGCCCCCATCTGGGCTGCTCGGTCAGCTTCAACGGTCCCCGCGATATTTTTCAGTGCCCTTGCCATACCAGTGCCTTCGAGCTGGATGGCGCGGTGATCTCGGGGCCCAGTCCGCGCGGGCTCGATACGCTCGAGTTCGAGATCCGCGACGCAAACGGCGTGGAAGAGGTGTGGGTCAGATTCGAGAACTTCTACACCGGCCGCGCGGATAAGGAGCCCAAGGAATGA
- a CDS encoding cytochrome b N-terminal domain-containing protein, with translation MNALLRWLDHRTGIAGLMHAALYEHVPGGARWRYVWGSTLVFAFVSQVITGVFLWMSYAPSSQTAWESVYYIQHEMQAGWLLRGLHHFMAQAMVVLLALHLMQVVIDGAYRAPREVNFWLGLILMKIVLGLSLTGYLLPWDQKGYWATIVATNLAGIVPGVGQQLQTLVVGGSEYGHYTLTRFFALHAGVLPGALVAFLVVHVALFRRHGLHAKTPTKGEDGTFWPDQILKDAVACLAVLAVVLFLTIWPGLRSEQGLLQVLSSSHPGDALGAELGAPADGATPYSAARPEWYFLFLFQFLKLFQGYGETGELVGAIVAPGAVMLLLFLMPLLGHWKLGHRFNIGMLGCLFIGIGVLTAQAVWDDRRAQWTNDPGPEAGTAHEQWEASHSYLEAVEKAEFQSHRARELAREFSIPPAGALALLRQDAKLRGPELFEQNCAACHSHVDAEGHGIAAKDPSAPNLYGFATASWLEGLLDPEKIATAAYFGNTSHKDGEMVSFVQGDEFKALSADQKREIVAVLSAEAQLASATDRLPDEAARIAAGAALIKDQAGCTNCHHFQDTGSLGSAPDLSGYGSREWLLGMISNPEHERFYGDKNDRMPAFAAGENIEQHRLNAQELGLIVDWLRGKWFEPASEAAHNPAAE, from the coding sequence ATGAACGCATTGCTCCGTTGGCTAGACCACCGCACCGGCATTGCCGGCCTAATGCACGCAGCACTGTACGAGCACGTCCCCGGCGGAGCGCGTTGGCGCTACGTGTGGGGAAGCACTCTGGTGTTTGCCTTCGTCAGCCAGGTGATTACGGGCGTGTTCTTGTGGATGTCGTACGCGCCTAGCAGTCAAACGGCCTGGGAAAGCGTGTATTACATCCAGCACGAGATGCAAGCCGGCTGGTTGCTGCGCGGCCTGCACCATTTCATGGCCCAGGCGATGGTCGTGCTGCTGGCGCTGCACTTGATGCAAGTTGTGATCGACGGCGCGTACCGCGCGCCGCGTGAAGTCAATTTTTGGCTCGGCCTGATACTGATGAAGATCGTGCTGGGGTTGTCTCTGACCGGCTATTTGCTTCCTTGGGACCAGAAGGGCTATTGGGCTACAATCGTGGCTACGAATCTGGCCGGCATCGTCCCTGGCGTGGGGCAGCAGTTGCAGACGCTGGTGGTGGGTGGATCGGAATACGGCCATTACACATTGACGCGATTCTTCGCACTGCATGCCGGGGTGTTGCCGGGCGCGCTGGTGGCCTTTCTGGTCGTACACGTGGCACTGTTCCGCCGGCACGGCCTGCATGCCAAGACGCCCACCAAGGGAGAGGACGGAACGTTCTGGCCGGACCAAATTCTCAAGGACGCCGTCGCTTGTCTGGCGGTGTTGGCCGTCGTGCTGTTTCTGACTATTTGGCCAGGACTGCGCAGCGAGCAAGGGTTGTTGCAGGTGTTGTCGTCGAGCCATCCTGGTGATGCGCTGGGGGCAGAGCTTGGTGCGCCGGCCGACGGCGCCACGCCCTATTCAGCCGCCCGACCCGAGTGGTATTTCCTGTTCTTGTTTCAGTTTCTCAAGCTGTTTCAGGGCTACGGCGAAACGGGTGAGTTGGTCGGCGCAATCGTCGCGCCGGGCGCCGTGATGCTGCTGTTGTTCTTGATGCCGCTGTTGGGGCATTGGAAGTTGGGGCATCGCTTCAACATTGGAATGTTGGGTTGTTTGTTCATCGGCATTGGCGTGCTGACGGCGCAGGCCGTGTGGGACGACCGACGGGCACAGTGGACTAACGATCCCGGCCCCGAAGCCGGAACGGCTCACGAGCAGTGGGAAGCGTCGCACAGTTATCTAGAGGCTGTGGAAAAGGCGGAATTCCAATCGCATCGCGCCAGGGAGCTCGCGCGGGAATTCTCGATTCCGCCGGCGGGCGCGCTTGCGCTATTAAGGCAGGATGCCAAATTGCGCGGTCCGGAGCTGTTCGAGCAAAACTGCGCGGCCTGCCATAGCCATGTCGATGCCGAGGGGCACGGGATTGCGGCCAAGGACCCGAGCGCGCCGAACCTGTACGGCTTTGCCACTGCGAGCTGGCTCGAGGGCCTGCTCGATCCCGAGAAGATTGCCACGGCGGCCTACTTCGGGAACACGTCGCACAAGGATGGCGAAATGGTTTCGTTCGTGCAAGGGGACGAGTTCAAGGCGTTGTCGGCCGATCAGAAACGCGAGATCGTGGCGGTACTCTCGGCCGAGGCGCAACTCGCATCGGCGACGGATCGGTTGCCAGACGAAGCTGCCAGGATCGCGGCCGGCGCGGCGCTAATCAAGGATCAAGCCGGCTGCACAAACTGTCATCACTTCCAGGACACGGGAAGTCTTGGCAGTGCGCCGGATCTGAGCGGCTATGGTTCGCGCGAATGGCTGTTGGGCATGATCAGCAACCCAGAACACGAACGCTTCTATGGCGACAAGAACGATCGCATGCCGGCCTTTGCCGCGGGCGAAAACATCGAACAGCACCGTTTGAATGCGCAGGAGCTGGGGCTGATCGTCGACTGGCTGCGCGGCAAGTGGTTCGAGCCTGCCTCGGAAGCGGCGCACAATCCGGCAGCCGAATAA